A portion of the Thermoleophilia bacterium genome contains these proteins:
- the acnA gene encoding aconitate hydratase AcnA, with protein MVALPPCSPSCGSLPGRLADAREFATEPARGAPVSASPDPTDARSTLIAGGKDYVIWRLSALRADLRRTPYVVKILIENVLRNAGGEFVSDDDVTALAAWTPNSSIAREVPLLPARVVMQDFTGVPCVVDLAAMRDAMAALGADPARINPLVPADLVIDHSVQVDFFGTDRSFEENVTREYERNAERYALLRWAQQAFTDFRTVPPGTGIVHQVNLEYLASVVATREVDGELRAYPDSLVGTDSHTTMISGLGILGFGVGGIEAEANLLGQPINLPWPVVVGVKLTGHLSPGATATDLVLTLTEMLRAHGVVGKFVEYYGDGLSNITLADRATIANMGPEYGATTGIFPVDAEVLRYLATTGRGDLVPLVEAYSREQGMFREDGDPDAAYDEHLALDLGEVVPSLAGPRRPQDRVTLPEVGNRFMQEYPEGLGGTGGRHYPTVDVAINGETVAFGPASVAIAAITSCTNTSNPYVMVGAGLVAKRAVERGLTVNPTVKTSFAPGSQVVTGYMEKAGLMPYLDQIGFNLVGYGCTTCIGNSGPLDATVAAAIEEGGMVVAAVLSGNRNFEGRVHPHVKAAFLASPPLVVAFALAGRVDIDLTTEPIGIGSDGTPVMLEDIWPTTDEVRAIVESTIDADLFTEYYASVFDGDARWQAIPVPAGDTYAWDSDSTYVQLPPFFDRFTLAPPGVNDIEDARVLAVLGDSVTTDHISPAGVIPVNSPAGEYLVSKGVEPRDFNSFGSRRGNHEVMMRGTFGNIRLKNALAGGREGNWTEHLTTGEIIPIYDAAMRYQADGIPLVVLAGKEYGSGSSRDWAAKGTALLGVRAVIAQSFERIHRGNLVGMGVLPLQFLDGQNAESLGLSGTGTMTIRGLAEMEPRALLTVELDDGRTFPVQSRIDGPNEMTYLVNGGILPTVLRRLYSESTAA; from the coding sequence ATGGTGGCGCTCCCCCCTTGCTCCCCGTCCTGCGGTAGCCTCCCCGGCCGCCTCGCGGACGCGCGAGAATTTGCCACCGAACCCGCACGAGGAGCCCCTGTGAGCGCATCACCGGACCCGACTGACGCACGCTCAACCCTCATCGCCGGGGGGAAGGACTACGTGATCTGGCGCCTCAGCGCGCTCAGGGCCGATCTCCGCCGTACGCCGTACGTCGTGAAGATCCTCATCGAGAACGTGCTCCGCAACGCGGGTGGCGAGTTCGTGAGCGACGACGACGTGACGGCGCTTGCCGCGTGGACGCCCAATTCGAGTATCGCCCGCGAAGTCCCCCTCCTCCCCGCCCGCGTGGTGATGCAGGACTTCACCGGCGTTCCGTGCGTGGTGGACCTCGCCGCGATGCGTGACGCCATGGCCGCCCTGGGTGCCGACCCCGCCCGCATCAATCCGCTCGTGCCCGCCGATCTGGTGATCGACCACTCGGTGCAGGTGGACTTCTTCGGCACCGACCGGTCCTTCGAGGAGAACGTCACCCGGGAATACGAGCGCAACGCCGAGCGCTACGCGCTGTTGCGCTGGGCGCAACAGGCGTTCACCGACTTCCGCACCGTACCGCCGGGTACGGGCATCGTGCACCAGGTCAACCTTGAGTACCTGGCAAGCGTCGTGGCCACCCGCGAGGTGGACGGCGAGCTCCGCGCGTACCCCGACTCGCTCGTGGGAACCGATTCACACACCACCATGATCTCGGGGCTGGGGATCCTGGGATTCGGGGTGGGCGGGATCGAGGCCGAGGCCAACCTCCTCGGCCAGCCCATCAACCTCCCGTGGCCGGTCGTGGTGGGCGTGAAGCTCACCGGACATTTGTCGCCCGGCGCCACCGCCACCGACCTTGTGCTCACCCTCACGGAGATGCTCCGGGCCCACGGCGTGGTGGGCAAGTTCGTGGAGTACTACGGCGACGGCCTGTCCAACATCACGTTGGCCGACCGCGCCACCATCGCCAACATGGGACCCGAGTACGGCGCCACCACCGGCATCTTCCCGGTGGACGCCGAGGTGCTCCGCTATCTGGCGACCACGGGCCGTGGGGACCTCGTTCCGCTGGTGGAGGCCTATTCCCGCGAGCAGGGCATGTTCCGCGAGGATGGCGATCCCGATGCCGCCTACGACGAGCACCTCGCCCTCGATCTGGGCGAGGTCGTGCCGTCACTGGCGGGTCCGCGCCGTCCGCAGGACCGCGTGACCCTCCCCGAGGTGGGAAACCGGTTTATGCAGGAGTACCCGGAGGGCCTGGGTGGCACGGGCGGCCGCCACTACCCCACCGTGGACGTGGCGATCAACGGTGAGACCGTCGCGTTCGGCCCGGCCTCGGTGGCCATTGCCGCCATCACCTCGTGCACGAACACGTCCAACCCATACGTCATGGTGGGCGCGGGTCTCGTGGCCAAGCGCGCGGTGGAGAGGGGCCTGACGGTCAATCCGACGGTCAAAACATCCTTCGCCCCAGGGTCTCAGGTGGTCACCGGTTACATGGAGAAGGCGGGCCTCATGCCCTACCTCGACCAGATCGGGTTCAACCTCGTCGGCTACGGCTGCACCACGTGCATTGGCAACTCGGGTCCACTCGACGCCACCGTGGCCGCGGCCATCGAGGAGGGCGGCATGGTCGTTGCCGCGGTGCTCTCTGGCAACCGCAACTTCGAAGGTCGCGTGCACCCCCACGTGAAGGCAGCGTTCCTCGCCTCCCCCCCACTGGTGGTGGCCTTCGCGCTCGCTGGCCGCGTGGACATCGATCTCACCACGGAGCCCATCGGTATCGGATCGGATGGCACCCCCGTGATGCTCGAGGACATCTGGCCGACGACTGACGAGGTGCGTGCGATCGTGGAGAGCACGATCGACGCCGACCTGTTTACCGAGTACTACGCCAGCGTCTTCGATGGCGATGCCCGCTGGCAGGCCATCCCGGTTCCCGCTGGCGATACCTACGCGTGGGACTCAGACAGCACCTACGTGCAACTCCCTCCCTTCTTCGACCGCTTCACGCTGGCACCCCCGGGTGTCAACGACATCGAGGACGCCCGTGTGCTCGCCGTTCTCGGCGACTCGGTCACCACCGACCACATCTCGCCGGCCGGCGTCATCCCCGTCAACTCACCCGCCGGGGAGTACCTCGTGAGCAAGGGCGTGGAGCCGCGGGACTTCAACTCGTTTGGTTCCCGCCGCGGCAACCACGAAGTGATGATGCGCGGGACGTTCGGCAACATCCGCCTGAAGAACGCGTTGGCGGGGGGCCGGGAGGGCAACTGGACCGAGCATCTCACCACGGGCGAGATCATTCCGATCTACGACGCCGCCATGCGCTACCAGGCCGACGGCATCCCGCTCGTCGTGCTGGCCGGCAAGGAATACGGGTCGGGCTCGTCGCGCGACTGGGCCGCCAAGGGCACGGCGCTCCTCGGCGTTCGCGCCGTTATCGCCCAGTCGTTCGAGCGCATCCACCGCGGCAACCTCGTGGGAATGGGCGTTCTACCGCTCCAGTTCCTCGACGGGCAGAACGCCGAGAGCCTCGGACTCTCCGGTACCGGAACCATGACGATCCGGGGTCTGGCCGAGATGGAACCACGAGCGCTGCTCACCGTGGAGCTCGACGACGGCCGCACCTTCCCAGTACAGTCGCGCATCGACGGCCCGAACGAGATGACGTACCTCGTGAACGGCGGGATCCTGCCGACCGTATTGCGTCGCCTGTACTCCGAGAGCACCGCGGCGTAG
- a CDS encoding inositol monophosphatase, with product MTTDTSAAAAALALALRAAVLAGDLLVDRFERPAEGLTIKSTSTDLVSDADRAAEDIILTMIRDERPGDAILSEESGAAEDGTTGIRWLVDPLDGTTNYLWGYPQWAVSIACQDAVGGLMGVVYDPIRGETFSATRGAPAQLNGRDLVLEPSTDLGQALLGTGFGYDATRRRRQALRMAGVLPHVRDIRRGGSAALDMAWVACGRLDAYYEFGVKPWDVAAGAVVVISAGGTVQDIPAGIEGAPGTLAARPGLAEPLRTVVDAAGVHIP from the coding sequence GTGACGACCGACACCTCCGCCGCCGCCGCCGCGCTGGCCCTCGCCCTGCGAGCCGCGGTCCTCGCGGGTGATCTTCTCGTGGACCGGTTCGAGCGCCCGGCCGAGGGCCTCACGATAAAGAGCACATCCACCGATCTGGTGAGCGACGCCGACCGCGCGGCCGAGGACATCATCCTCACGATGATCCGCGACGAGCGGCCCGGCGACGCGATCCTCTCGGAGGAGTCTGGCGCGGCCGAGGACGGAACCACTGGGATCCGGTGGCTGGTGGACCCCCTCGACGGAACCACCAACTATCTGTGGGGCTATCCGCAGTGGGCGGTGAGCATCGCGTGCCAGGACGCCGTCGGCGGACTGATGGGCGTGGTGTACGACCCCATCCGCGGCGAGACCTTCAGCGCGACGCGTGGGGCACCGGCGCAGTTGAATGGACGCGATCTGGTCCTTGAGCCCTCGACCGATCTCGGGCAGGCGCTCCTCGGGACGGGGTTCGGCTACGACGCCACGCGCCGTCGTCGCCAGGCGCTCCGGATGGCGGGCGTGCTGCCCCATGTGCGAGACATCCGACGCGGTGGGTCGGCGGCGCTCGATATGGCGTGGGTGGCATGTGGTCGCCTCGACGCCTACTACGAATTCGGTGTCAAGCCGTGGGACGTCGCTGCCGGTGCCGTGGTGGTCATCTCGGCGGGGGGAACGGTGCAAGACATCCCCGCGGGGATCGAGGGCGCCCCGGGCACCCTCGCAGCGCGCCCGGGCCTAGCCGAACCGTTACGCACCGTGGTCGACGCGGCGGGCGTCCACATCCCGTAG
- the ispH gene encoding 4-hydroxy-3-methylbut-2-enyl diphosphate reductase — protein sequence MSHAVNLISPRGYCAGVDRAIETVERLLAERGAPIYVRGEIVHNQYVVRTLAEKGAVFVTTPEEVPKGSVIVLSAHGSAPNIYERCEVRNLEIIDATCPLVSKVHAEVRRYAGTGATVLLVGHEDHDEVIGTRGEAPDRVIVVENVAQAETVQVPDPDNVALTTQTTLSLDDAAEIVAVLKRRFPALRAPTSSDICYATQNRQDAVKGTVGMGDVELVLVVGSQNSSNSQRLVEVARAGGAASYLIDGAGDLDPAWLDANPRVALTAGASAPELLVREVLDYLETRGYAHTGNEVPTDEGVVFALPIQVR from the coding sequence ATGTCACACGCCGTCAACCTGATCTCCCCCCGCGGGTACTGCGCTGGCGTGGACCGGGCCATCGAGACCGTCGAGCGCCTGCTCGCTGAGCGGGGCGCACCCATCTACGTGCGTGGCGAGATCGTGCACAACCAGTATGTCGTCCGCACGCTGGCCGAGAAGGGCGCGGTGTTCGTGACCACGCCCGAGGAGGTTCCGAAGGGCAGCGTCATCGTGCTCTCCGCCCACGGGAGTGCCCCCAACATCTACGAGCGCTGCGAGGTACGCAACCTCGAGATCATCGACGCCACCTGCCCCCTCGTGAGCAAGGTTCACGCCGAGGTGCGTCGTTACGCGGGCACGGGCGCCACGGTTCTGCTGGTGGGCCATGAGGATCACGATGAGGTCATTGGCACCCGGGGGGAGGCCCCCGATCGCGTCATCGTGGTGGAGAACGTCGCTCAGGCCGAAACGGTCCAGGTACCCGACCCCGACAACGTCGCGCTCACCACCCAGACCACGCTCTCGCTCGACGACGCCGCCGAGATCGTCGCGGTACTCAAGCGCCGCTTCCCCGCACTCCGAGCGCCGACCTCCAGCGACATCTGTTACGCCACCCAGAACCGTCAGGATGCGGTCAAGGGCACAGTCGGGATGGGCGATGTGGAGTTGGTACTCGTCGTCGGGTCGCAGAATTCGTCGAACTCCCAGCGCCTCGTGGAGGTGGCCCGCGCCGGCGGCGCTGCGTCGTATCTCATCGATGGGGCCGGTGACCTCGACCCTGCATGGCTGGACGCGAACCCGCGCGTCGCGCTCACCGCCGGTGCGTCCGCTCCCGAACTTCTCGTGCGCGAGGTGCTCGACTATCTCGAAACCCGCGGGTACGCACACACCGGTAATGAGGTGCCGACGGACGAGGGTGTGGTCTTCGCCCTGCCGATACAGGTCCGCTAG
- a CDS encoding UDPGP type 1 family protein, which produces MSDLTDQLEAAGQHRLVASLAALPPDQANRLAVECAALDLPLIVRLVEGIVTGAAPAPVPVIGPADVDRLPIDDAGRTRRAEARHAGEQALRDGRVAVVLLAGGQGTRLGSDSPKGEFPIGPVSHASLIAIHAAGVGATRRRYGCDLPWFVMTSDENDEATRTFLNDHLLFGLTPGSVTTFVQGMLPTVDRETGDILREATDHLALAPDGHGGVFRALEQAAILGDLEERGIDIVMTFQVDNPLMRPADPEFIGAHILARAEMSTLVVAKTGPDERMGVMATVGGSPALVEYTDLPAHLAAARDADGDLTYWAGSTGAHCLDRAFATRIGTGRATLPVHRAEKTVVTVDGAVAGIKFEAFMFDALPLAARTVSLEVARDERFAPVKDPDGAASPDACRVAIVERAARWLERAGVSVPRDAEGMSVHPIEIDPGFALDPDELMGRVGADLVITGPLVLR; this is translated from the coding sequence ATGAGTGATCTCACCGACCAGTTGGAGGCCGCCGGGCAGCATCGTCTGGTGGCCTCCTTGGCGGCCCTTCCCCCCGATCAGGCGAATCGCCTGGCAGTGGAGTGCGCGGCGCTCGACCTGCCACTGATCGTGCGTCTGGTTGAGGGAATCGTGACGGGCGCCGCGCCCGCGCCGGTACCCGTCATCGGTCCGGCGGACGTGGATCGCCTCCCGATCGATGACGCCGGGCGCACCCGCCGCGCTGAGGCGCGCCATGCGGGGGAGCAGGCCCTGCGCGACGGCCGCGTCGCGGTGGTCCTCCTCGCGGGTGGGCAGGGCACGCGTCTCGGATCGGATTCGCCCAAGGGGGAGTTCCCCATCGGCCCGGTCAGCCATGCCTCACTCATCGCCATCCACGCGGCTGGAGTGGGCGCCACGCGCCGTCGCTACGGCTGCGACCTGCCGTGGTTCGTCATGACCTCCGATGAGAACGACGAGGCCACCCGCACGTTCCTCAACGACCACTTGCTGTTCGGGCTCACGCCGGGGTCCGTCACGACGTTCGTGCAGGGGATGCTTCCCACCGTTGATCGCGAGACCGGTGACATCCTCCGTGAGGCCACCGACCACCTTGCACTCGCACCGGATGGCCACGGCGGCGTCTTCCGTGCCCTCGAGCAGGCAGCGATCCTCGGCGACCTCGAGGAGCGTGGCATCGACATCGTCATGACGTTCCAGGTGGACAACCCCCTCATGCGTCCGGCCGATCCTGAGTTCATCGGTGCGCACATCCTCGCCCGTGCCGAGATGAGCACGCTGGTAGTGGCCAAGACGGGGCCGGATGAACGCATGGGCGTGATGGCCACCGTGGGTGGCTCCCCCGCGTTGGTGGAGTACACCGACCTGCCTGCCCATCTCGCGGCGGCGCGCGACGCCGATGGCGATCTCACTTACTGGGCCGGGTCCACCGGGGCGCATTGCCTCGATCGTGCGTTCGCCACCCGAATCGGCACGGGCCGAGCCACGCTCCCCGTCCACCGCGCCGAGAAGACGGTGGTGACGGTGGATGGCGCCGTCGCCGGTATCAAGTTTGAGGCGTTCATGTTCGACGCCCTGCCCCTTGCCGCGCGCACCGTGAGTCTGGAGGTGGCACGCGATGAGCGCTTCGCCCCGGTGAAGGACCCGGACGGGGCCGCGTCACCGGACGCCTGCCGTGTCGCGATAGTGGAGCGCGCGGCGCGTTGGCTGGAGCGGGCGGGCGTGAGCGTCCCGCGCGATGCGGAGGGGATGAGTGTGCACCCGATCGAGATCGATCCGGGGTTCGCGCTGGACCCGGACGAACTCATGGGCCGAGTCGGGGCCGACCTCGTGATCACGGGCCCGCTGGTGCTGCGGTAG
- a CDS encoding IMP dehydrogenase, translating to MRGLTFHGDQDVRVEDVPDATIEKPTDAVVRVTMAGICGSDLHILNAGTAFGFEPGTRLGHEFVGTVEEVGSEVTGLTVGDRVLSSCSVLDGTCVWCDEHLHSSCESWSLFGWAPRTWQHGGGIQGGQSEFVRVPLASTTLRRMPEEFAGLDRQKTMLPLVDVMSTGWHGLRSAGAKAGDTVIVIGDGAVGLSAVHGAAAMDAANVICLGHHDDRLAIARALGATTVITSRETDEIREQVMELTAGKGAHVVVDSISGKSSMVTAHAVVRNGGSIACLGMDHFMRNVPEVNWFDQFLRNITITGGLVPGPAYFSELLTAVQAGKLDPAPLLTTELPLEDAVDGYRKMQSREEGVVKVCLVPA from the coding sequence ATGCGCGGCCTCACCTTCCATGGAGATCAGGACGTGCGCGTCGAGGACGTGCCGGACGCCACGATCGAGAAGCCCACCGACGCGGTTGTGCGTGTGACCATGGCGGGCATCTGCGGGTCCGACCTGCACATCCTCAACGCGGGTACCGCGTTCGGGTTCGAGCCCGGAACGCGCCTCGGCCACGAGTTCGTCGGAACGGTCGAGGAGGTGGGGTCCGAGGTCACGGGCCTTACCGTGGGCGACCGCGTGCTGAGCTCGTGCTCGGTGCTCGACGGCACCTGCGTCTGGTGCGACGAGCACCTCCACTCCTCGTGTGAGTCATGGTCGTTGTTCGGGTGGGCGCCGCGCACCTGGCAGCACGGCGGTGGGATCCAGGGTGGGCAGTCGGAGTTCGTGCGTGTACCGCTCGCATCGACGACGCTGAGACGGATGCCCGAGGAGTTCGCCGGGCTCGACCGCCAGAAGACCATGCTGCCACTGGTGGACGTGATGTCCACGGGCTGGCACGGCCTCCGTAGTGCCGGGGCCAAGGCCGGTGACACGGTCATCGTGATCGGGGACGGGGCGGTCGGCCTCTCGGCCGTTCACGGCGCGGCCGCCATGGACGCCGCCAACGTCATCTGCCTCGGCCACCACGACGATCGCCTCGCCATCGCCCGGGCGCTCGGCGCCACGACGGTCATCACCTCCCGTGAGACCGACGAGATCCGCGAGCAGGTGATGGAGCTCACGGCCGGGAAGGGTGCGCACGTGGTGGTGGATTCCATCTCGGGGAAATCGTCCATGGTGACGGCGCACGCGGTGGTGCGTAACGGCGGATCCATCGCCTGCCTCGGCATGGACCACTTCATGCGCAACGTTCCCGAGGTCAACTGGTTCGACCAGTTCCTCCGCAACATCACCATCACGGGTGGGCTGGTGCCGGGCCCGGCGTACTTCTCCGAGTTGCTCACGGCCGTACAGGCCGGCAAGCTCGACCCGGCCCCGCTGCTCACCACCGAGCTTCCGCTCGAGGACGCCGTCGATGGCTACCGCAAGATGCAATCCCGTGAGGAGGGTGTCGTCAAGGTGTGCCTCGTCCCGGCGTGA
- a CDS encoding low molecular weight phosphotyrosine protein phosphatase, which yields MAPTRVCFVCLGNICRSPTAEAIVKHRMSSDDVGVAIEVESAGTGNWHVGHPADARARNEAARRGIPMAGVAQQFTTDDFARFDLILAMDRDNRDVLRSMAPDDDSRGKVHLLREFDPQARDSRDVPDPYFGGQDGFIEMFDMVDRAITGLIGHIAGLRPGG from the coding sequence ATGGCACCCACGCGTGTCTGCTTCGTCTGCCTCGGCAACATCTGCCGCAGCCCCACGGCCGAGGCCATCGTGAAGCACCGCATGTCGTCCGATGACGTCGGCGTCGCCATCGAGGTGGAGAGCGCGGGCACGGGCAACTGGCACGTGGGGCACCCTGCCGATGCCCGCGCACGTAACGAGGCCGCCCGCCGCGGAATCCCCATGGCCGGCGTGGCGCAGCAGTTCACCACGGACGACTTCGCACGCTTCGACCTGATCCTCGCGATGGACCGGGACAACCGCGACGTGCTCCGGTCCATGGCTCCGGACGACGACTCGCGGGGCAAGGTGCACCTACTCCGCGAGTTCGACCCTCAAGCGCGCGACAGCCGGGATGTTCCCGACCCCTACTTCGGTGGGCAGGACGGCTTCATCGAGATGTTCGACATGGTGGACCGCGCGATCACCGGCCTCATCGGCCACATCGCGGGTTTACGCCCGGGCGGATGA
- a CDS encoding fructosamine kinase produces the protein MTPPDPVAIARAAGSAPATTRRVPGGDVCEALRIDLRDARSVFVKYRRDAPAGMFRAEAAGLQWLREAGGLRIPEIVALGDDWLAMEWIERGPSHPDTDEALGRGLAHLHRAGAPAFGADHPGFIGPIAVPNDWCDDWPTFLAECRLIPLARTAGLGTDQLHRLDALITRLPDRVGPPEPPARLHGDLWTGNRMTDTNGAPVLVDPAAYGGHREVDLAMMHMFGGFSQRVFDAYEEEYPLAPGHDRRRDLNRLIPLLVHATLFRGRYLTQVDQVLRDLV, from the coding sequence ATGACCCCACCCGACCCGGTCGCGATCGCACGCGCCGCGGGATCGGCCCCGGCAACCACCCGCCGCGTGCCGGGAGGGGATGTGTGCGAGGCCCTGCGGATCGACCTGCGAGACGCACGGTCGGTGTTCGTGAAGTACCGTCGGGACGCTCCGGCAGGCATGTTCCGGGCCGAGGCCGCCGGGCTTCAGTGGCTGCGGGAGGCCGGGGGGCTGCGCATCCCCGAGATCGTCGCCTTGGGCGACGACTGGCTCGCGATGGAATGGATCGAACGCGGCCCGTCGCACCCGGATACGGACGAGGCGCTCGGGCGCGGCCTCGCCCATCTCCATCGCGCAGGTGCCCCCGCCTTCGGCGCCGACCACCCCGGCTTCATCGGACCCATCGCCGTGCCCAACGACTGGTGCGACGACTGGCCGACCTTCCTCGCCGAGTGCCGCCTCATCCCCTTGGCGCGGACCGCGGGCCTCGGTACCGACCAACTGCACCGCCTCGACGCACTCATCACCCGCCTGCCCGACCGGGTGGGTCCACCCGAGCCCCCCGCCCGTCTGCATGGCGATCTGTGGACTGGCAATCGCATGACCGACACCAACGGCGCACCCGTGCTGGTGGACCCCGCCGCGTACGGCGGCCACCGGGAAGTGGATCTCGCGATGATGCACATGTTCGGCGGGTTCTCGCAGCGAGTGTTCGACGCCTACGAGGAGGAATACCCGCTGGCGCCCGGCCACGACCGTCGCCGCGACCTGAACCGCCTCATCCCACTGCTCGTGCACGCCACCCTCTTCCGTGGCCGGTACCTCACCCAGGTGGACCAGGTGCTGCGCGATCTGGTCTAA
- a CDS encoding DedA family protein produces MGDRRRPDARMHPPGRSTDGALHHPGDDGHEVVTRRGPRGGQYVHEPDEPILRHEVGEFLDNRLHQMSAPEAHDGLRQTRGVGQPPLRARGVLGETAQRRLAIELRRQVIEARFDDLGPGAAGTCEPHLHGATGTHLVAHPQQGDGGSVMVRSDPDGIHTLNARSGGCTRGVRPSQSAHARGVDDHRWTPTDCPPGYRDVGVPHTTRPVGHGRNAVGPRGSDIPMRRRSGVRAAPNRANPGTPPRTLPNDRANIGAMGALNMIALPAAAGLFNSIGEWAAEYGYIAIFVVVAGDGVFPVLPGETSIIAGAVFAAQGDLWLWAVIAVGAAGAVLGDSLAFLIGRTGGPWIRRVVVRMVSERRTRSAEGMVRRQGAAIVVTGRFLPGIRIGINIACGASDMPYRRFLAFDVIGAVGWSIQAALIGYFAGQAFAEQVWVALAVAIGVAILVAFVVILRERKMIAREETLEADEARAAGVATDDPTIPGGPG; encoded by the coding sequence ATGGGCGATCGGCGACGTCCGGACGCCCGGATGCACCCACCCGGCCGCAGCACCGACGGCGCCCTCCACCACCCCGGCGATGATGGCCACGAGGTCGTCACACGCCGGGGTCCCCGCGGCGGCCAGTACGTGCACGAACCCGATGAGCCGATCCTCCGGCATGAGGTGGGCGAGTTCCTCGATAACCGACTCCACCAGATGAGCGCGCCCGAGGCGCATGATGGCCTCCGCCAGACACGAGGGGTCGGCCAACCACCCCTGCGGGCCCGGGGTGTGCTCGGCGAGACGGCGCAGCGCCGCCTCGCCATCGAGTTGCGCCGCCAAGTCATCGAGGCACGCTTCGATGACTTGGGACCGGGGGCCGCGGGTACGTGCGAGCCCCATCTCCACGGCGCGACGGGCACCCACCTCGTCGCCCACCCCCAGCAGGGTGATGGCGGCAGCGTAATGGTCCGCAGCGACCCGGACGGAATCCATACCCTCAACGCTAGGTCGGGTGGATGCACGCGAGGCGTACGCCCGTCACAATCCGCGCACGCACGCGGTGTGGATGACCACCGATGGACCCCCACGGACTGTCCGCCGGGATACAGGGATGTCGGCGTTCCCCACACGACCCGACCCGTGGGCCACGGACGGAACGCAGTCGGGCCACGAGGATCGGACATCCCAATGCGCCGACGGTCCGGAGTGCGGGCGGCCCCCAATCGGGCGAATCCCGGTACCCCACCACGAACGCTGCCGAACGACCGTGCGAATATAGGGGCGATGGGTGCTCTCAATATGATCGCGCTCCCCGCTGCGGCGGGATTATTCAACTCCATCGGTGAGTGGGCGGCCGAGTACGGCTACATCGCGATCTTCGTCGTGGTGGCCGGTGACGGTGTGTTCCCGGTCCTGCCCGGCGAGACATCCATCATCGCGGGTGCCGTATTCGCCGCACAGGGCGACCTCTGGCTGTGGGCGGTCATCGCGGTGGGCGCGGCAGGGGCCGTGTTGGGCGATTCCCTCGCCTTCCTTATCGGGCGGACCGGAGGTCCGTGGATCCGACGAGTGGTGGTGCGCATGGTCAGCGAGCGCCGCACCCGTTCCGCTGAGGGCATGGTGCGCCGCCAAGGGGCGGCCATCGTGGTGACCGGACGCTTTTTGCCGGGCATCCGAATCGGCATCAACATCGCCTGTGGCGCGAGTGACATGCCCTACCGCAGGTTCCTTGCGTTCGATGTGATCGGTGCCGTGGGATGGTCGATCCAAGCGGCGCTCATTGGCTACTTCGCCGGGCAGGCATTTGCCGAGCAGGTGTGGGTGGCGCTCGCCGTCGCGATCGGCGTGGCGATCCTCGTGGCGTTCGTGGTCATCCTGCGCGAACGGAAAATGATCGCCCGAGAGGAGACACTCGAGGCCGACGAGGCGCGTGCCGCCGGGGTCGCCACCGACGACCCGACGATCCCCGGAGGTCCCGGGTGA
- a CDS encoding thioredoxin — protein MTTDMTIRGADLADVVGQIQAAPRILMAIGRPVCPACQMATASMSVIRAARPDVMTVIVDMATEDDWAVRESVLWPWGIRVSPAAVPALVLMESGRVVATRQGAAPAADLDAWITEFFGPPVVPVRRGIADGEQAVLDRTAARRAQHGAVRGR, from the coding sequence ATGACGACGGACATGACGATTCGAGGGGCGGACCTCGCCGACGTCGTCGGCCAGATCCAGGCCGCGCCGCGAATACTGATGGCCATCGGCCGACCGGTATGCCCCGCGTGCCAGATGGCCACGGCCAGCATGTCGGTCATCCGGGCGGCACGCCCCGACGTGATGACGGTCATAGTGGACATGGCCACCGAGGACGACTGGGCCGTGCGCGAAAGCGTGCTCTGGCCCTGGGGAATCCGAGTGAGCCCGGCGGCCGTTCCCGCGCTGGTGCTTATGGAGAGCGGCCGCGTGGTGGCCACCCGCCAGGGGGCCGCCCCCGCAGCGGATCTGGACGCATGGATCACCGAGTTCTTCGGCCCACCGGTGGTACCCGTGAGACGCGGTATCGCCGACGGCGAACAGGCCGTGCTCGATCGCACGGCCGCGAGACGCGCCCAGCACGGTGCGGTGAGGGGACGCTGA